A single genomic interval of Raphanus sativus cultivar WK10039 unplaced genomic scaffold, ASM80110v3 Scaffold1716, whole genome shotgun sequence harbors:
- the LOC108806057 gene encoding 30S ribosomal protein S20, chloroplastic → MATLVQCLSSCATLNPKFKSLSLNGASSSLSTRRGVCSSLSFSQSVSQCVAFSSGNMWVEKNKPARQSIVCEAAPTKKADSAAKRARQAEKRRVYNKSKKSEARTRMKKVLEALDGLKKKADAVPDEIVTVEKLIGEAYSAIDKAVKVRALHKNTGARRKSRLARRKKAVEIHHGWYVPAAAAEAVTMAA, encoded by the exons ATGGCGACATTAGTCCAGTGTCTTTCTTCCTGTGCGACACTCAACCCCAAATTCAAATCCCTTTCTCTTAACggagcttcttcttccttgtccACTCGTCGTGGTGTATGCTCCTCCCTTAGCTTCTCTCAGAGCGTTTCTCAATGTGTCGCCTTCTCCTCCG GGAATATGTGGGTAGAGAAGAATAAGCCAGCGAGGCAATCGATTGTGTGCGAGGCTGCTCCCACGAAGAAAGCTGATTCAGCTGCCAAGAGAGCTCGCCAAGCTGAGAAGAGGCGCGTTTACAACAAGTCTAAAAAGTCCGAAGCCCGCACACGGATGAAGAAG GTTTTGGAAGCACTTGATGGGCTCAAGAAGAAGGCAGATGCGGTACCTGACGAGATTGTAACCGTTGAGAAACTGATAGGAGAGGCTTACTCTGCTATAGACAAAGCAGTCAAGGTTAGAGCGCTACACAAGAACACTGGTGCGCGTAGGAAGTCTCGGCTGGCTAGGAGGAAAAAGGCTGTTGAGATCCACCACGGTTGGTATGTCCCTGCCGCAGCAGCAGAAGCTGTCACCATGGCTGCGTAA